In Candidatus Palauibacter australiensis, one DNA window encodes the following:
- a CDS encoding type II toxin-antitoxin system ParD family antitoxin codes for MATRQTRNVSLPPQQDAFIERLVSRGDYRTASEVVRHGLRLLEEAEHRRLLEKWVYEGLSEEEKNRIPPALLDRVQAHFRHIADTALRELADDRVSDGPAAMQRLRERIEAQG; via the coding sequence ATGGCTACCAGACAAACGCGAAACGTCTCGCTTCCTCCGCAACAGGACGCGTTCATCGAGCGGCTGGTCTCGCGGGGGGACTACCGTACGGCGAGCGAAGTCGTACGGCATGGGTTGCGCCTGCTGGAGGAGGCGGAGCACCGAAGGCTCCTCGAGAAGTGGGTCTACGAAGGTCTGAGCGAAGAGGAAAAGAACCGGATCCCCCCCGCGCTTCTGGATCGCGTCCAGGCGCACTTCCGCCACATCGCCGACACCGCCCTTCGCGAACTGGCGGACGACCGTGTGTCGGACGGACCCGCGGCCATGCAGCGGTTGAGAGAGAGAATCGAGGCACAGGGCTGA
- a CDS encoding type II toxin-antitoxin system RelE/ParE family toxin, with protein sequence MSAGYRLSQTAEAELEEILLYVAEQSGVDRALRVHRRFVDAFEHLTEMPNSGSKRLDTTGERVRWWRVFDWIVLYEWESTPITILRVIHGARNLDHILNPNAETH encoded by the coding sequence GTGTCGGCTGGCTACCGGCTCAGCCAGACCGCTGAGGCAGAACTCGAGGAGATCCTCCTCTACGTGGCGGAACAATCCGGCGTCGATCGCGCGCTACGCGTCCACCGGCGATTCGTGGATGCCTTCGAGCATCTGACTGAGATGCCGAACTCCGGATCGAAACGCCTTGACACCACGGGCGAACGAGTCCGGTGGTGGCGCGTCTTCGACTGGATCGTGCTCTACGAGTGGGAGAGTACGCCCATCACGATTCTGCGCGTAATCCACGGCGCGCGAAATCTCGATCATATCCTGAATCCGAACGCCGAGACGCACTGA